The genomic region TACTTATCCTCCTGAAGGAAAGGAGAGAGAACATGCAGAACAAGATTCAGGGAACCCACCTCATGAGCTACGCGCCTTCTTCCGATCCTGTGAAGGGCGGCAGCTTGGTGAAACTGGGGGACTCCCTTTACGGCGTGGCGGTGAATGACCTTGCCGTGAATGAAACCGGCATTGTGGATACGGACGGCGTTTTCGAGCTTCCCAAGGCTGCGGGCGCCGTTACCCAGGGCGCGCCGCTGTATGTCGACGGCGACGGCAAGGTGACGGCCACGGCAACGGACAAGGCCTATTGCGGCCGGGCCTTTGCTGCTGCCGGAAGTTCGGATGCCACGGTCAAGGTCATGCTGAACTTCGGCATGGACCCTTCGGCCTACAACGCGGGCTAGTCGTATGGGCTGCTTTGAAAAGGCCCATACCTTCGTGGCGCGCATGGAGGGCGGCTTTGTGGACGACCCCGCCGACCCCGGCGGAACCACGAACTACGGCGTATCCCTGCGCTTTCTCAAGACTCAGGGCCTTGAAGTCGGGGATATCGACGGCGACGGCGACATAGATGCCGACGATATCCGGGCGCTTACGCCGGAGCGTGCGGCGGGAGTGCTCCGCCGTTCGTTCTGGGATGTGTTTCCGCTGGATAATGTGCCGGACCCGCTGGCCCTGGCCGTGTACGACACGGCCGTGAACATGGGGGTGGGGCAGGCCAAGAGGCTGACGCAGAAGGCTCTTTCCGTAGATGCGGACGGCCGCTGGGGCCCGCTGACCTGGGCGGCCATAAAGGCCTGTTCTGATCCCAGGGCAACGGCTCTTACTCTGGTGGGGCTCCGCAGTTGTCGATATGCCGGGCTCATCGTCAAAAATCCAGACCTGAGGAAGTTTGTCCGGGGCTGGGAAAACCGCATAAAGGCGCTGGAAAAGGAAATAAGGAGTGCGGCATGAAAGTGCTTTTTCTGGTGGGGCCCATGCTGCTTTTGTCCGCAGCCGGAGCTGTGGCGGCGGAAGCTGCGGAAGCGGTTCCGCCCGGTGCGGATATGGCGGCGGAACTGATCGCCTGCCTGCCGGATTCCTGGAGCGGGTGGGTGACTCTGGCGGTAACGGTGTGCGCGGCGGTTTCGGCGGTGTGGAGCCGCCCGGCCGATGATGCCGGTGTCGCGGTCCGCATCCTGTATGCCGTGGTGAACGCCGTGGGGTTCAATGCGGGCAAGGCGCAGAACGCCGACGATGCGGCGGCGAAAGCACGGAAGATCCGGGCGTGAGCCGTGTTTCGGAAATCCTTTACCTTCTGCTCTCCCTTGGGGTGCGCCTTCTCGAACGGCTGGACGCAAAGAAGGCTGCGGAGTTTCGCGCTGCTGTGCTGGCTGATCCTGCCGGTGAGTGGGTGCGCCTCATGGGTGGGGCGGACAGAAGGGGAAGTTCTGGAACAGGCTCCGACAACGCCGGGGGCGCTGGTCACTGAAGGCTGGTCCTACGTTCACGGCGGAAGGGAAGTGGCGGAAGAAGGCACATGGGTTCACCTGCCCGCAGGGGAAGCGGGAAACCTCCTTTTGTGGGTGAAGCAGGCGGAGGAGAAATGCCGATGAACGACCTGGGAAACGAATCCCGCCATGCCGCCGAGTATCTGGACTGGTTCCGGGGGATATGGCCGCTGGCGCTTCTGGCCGGTGTGCTGGCCTTCCTTGTGGCGGCCGGGCACATCAAGCGCAGCTACCGCCAGCGCAGCCGCGGGCAGATTATCGGTAACATGCTCTGGTCTGCGCTGGTGACGGGCTTCCTGGCGCTGGGAGCGGTGGCCCTGCTGCCGCTGGTGGCTCCCGAACCGACCAGAGGCATGGAAATAGGCGTGGTCATCTTTGTCTGCGTGTTCGGCGTCAAGGGCATGGATGTGGTGCTTCGCCGGTTCATGGGTCTGTCGGTGGTGGATCTCATGGACCCGGCGGACATCAACGACATCCGCCGGGGAATGTCTCCCCGTCAGCAGGAGGAGCACGCCCGGAACTGCCCCTTCCGCTGTGAAGACTGCGGGGGGAAGTGATGGCTTTGAAGGCTGGGCCGGTGAGAGAACACCGGGGGCATTATAAACGAAGGCTTGTCACCATCCGTGCCGCGCGGGATGTGAACCTGAACATGGATCTGTACCTGAACGAGGAGCTTTCAGGCCGGTCACTCAGCCTGAAGGCGAAGGACCTTGCCGCCGTTCAGGCCAATGCGGTGAACACGTCTCTGACGTTCATGCAGAAAAAGATGCTGGCCCTGCTGACAGGCCGGTACGCGGTTTCCCGGAAGTTCTTTTCCCGCTGGTTTTATCGGCGCAGGGCCGATGCCAGAAAAGGCAGGGTTACAGGCATTCTTCGGGCGGATGGCCCGAGAAGTGTTCCCATAGAGGATTTTCCTCATGAGGTGAAAGGGCCGACCTATACCAGAAGGGGAAAACTGAAGAAGCGCGGCGGACTGTATGTGAAAATCAGGCGTGACGAAGGCGTGAAGCTTGTTGCGGGCGCGTTCGGCTGGTCTCCGCACGGAGGAGATATGTATTTCGCGCGGAAAGGCAAAAAGCGTCTGCCCATCGAACGCAAGTTTACCACCTCCGGTTTGGGATACCTGGCCGACGAAACCTGCGGAAAAGGGCAGGAAGGCCGGGGGATACACGCGGAAACCGTGGCCTACATGCGGAATGAGCTGACGCGCCAGCTCGACAACCGCCTGGCCAAAATAGCCGCCCGGATGAAGGCAAAGGGCTGACATGAACATTCTGGACAGACTGGATGCAGACATGAACGCCGTGTTCTCCCAGGAAGACGGCATAACGGAAGCCTGCGTTGTGGAGAACGTGGCCCTGCGCTGCTTTTACGAATACCCCACGGAAGACGCTCAGCCCGGTTCCGCGCGGCTGGCCACGCCGGTGCGGGCTCCGTATGCCACGCTGCTGGCTTCGGAGGTGAAAGCGAAGCTCGGCCGCAAGCTGAAACGCGGGGATGTGCTCACCGTTCGCGGCAAGGCGTTCCGCATCGAGGTCATCCGGCCCGACGGCATAGGGGGCCTTGTGTGCAAGCTGAAGCGGCAGGAGCCGGGCAATGATTGATATCATGGGCAGCTTGCCGGCGCATCCGCGCACGGCGCTTCGTCAGGCCGTGGGCGCGCTCATTGAGGCGGCGGGCTTTTCCGGCCGCGTGTACCTGAACCCGGAAGAGCCCTGGGATGCTCCCTCGTTCCCCAGTGTGGGCGTGTACATCGTCAGCGAGAACAGGCCGGAAGTGGACCTTTCTCCCGTGCCGGACAGCCGTGAGGTCACGCTTGCCGTGGACATTCTGGAAGCCGTGCGTGGCAACCGCCTGCCCCTCGATGACCGTATCGAAGCGCTGGAACTTGCCGTGGACAGGGCGCTTTCCTTTGAGGCTGTGGACGGAGAATACACGGCCCGCGGCGGCCTGCTGGAAGACTTTGAATACTCCGGCATGGAGCTCGGCAAGGCCGACAACGGAGAAATCACCGTTGCCTGCCTCACGCTCACCTATACGGCGGTTTATCGTATGCCGCCGCAGAAGGGGAGCGTGGACCTGTTCCGTACCGGATATGTGGAATGGGACCTTGCGGACGGCGCAGGCAAGCCCGACGGCCGCAAAGAGGCAACGGACATCATCACCCTTCCGCAGGATGGGGACGAAAGCAAAGGAGAATGACATGCAGCGCGAACAGATGTTTGTGAAGCCTGCATCCGGCCGCGTGGTGCGCGACCCGTCCACCGGCCTGCCGCTTCCTGAAGGCGGCGCCGTTGTGGAAAAAACGCAGTTCTGGCTGCGGCGTCTCAGGGAAGGCGACGTGGAGAAAATCCACCCCGAAAGCAAGGAGACGGAATAATGGCCATATCGTTCAATGAAGTGCCGCAGGGCATTCTTGTGCCCGGCGCCTATGTCGAGTTCGACAACAGCCAGGCCATGCAGGGCGCAAGCCTCATGGACTACACGGCGCTCATCTGCGCCCAGATGCTGGAAGGCGGAAAGGCGGAGCCGCTCAAGGCCTACAGCGTGACCGGCGCAGAGCGTGCGGCGGAACTTTTCGGCCGCGGCTCCCAGGCTCACCTCATGGCCCGGGCCTTTTTTGAAAACAACGGCTATACGAGCCTACGCATGATAGGCGTGGAAGACGGGGAAGAGCTGACCAAAGCCACCGGCTCCATATCCGTGAAAGGCACGGCCACGCTGGGCGCGCCCATCTATCTGTATATCGCGGGGCAGGCGGTGTCCGTACCCTGCGCAACGGGAACGGAAGCGGCGGCGCTGGCCACGGCCATGGCTGCGGCCATCAATGCGGAAGCGGACCTTCCCGTAACGGCACAGGCAAGCGATACCACGGTTACGCTCACGGCCAGAAACGGCGGCACTCTGGGCAACGACATAGACATCCGCCCGGCCTACTACAACGAAACCATGCCCGAAGGCATCGAGCTGACCGTTACGGCCATGAGCAAGGGCGCCGGCCAGCCCGATGTGGAAGAGCTCATCGCCGCCTGGGGCGATACCTGGTACCACGTCGTAGTCTGGCCGTGGAACGACCGCGGCAGCCTGCGCACGCTGGAAGCCGAGCTGGAAGACCGCTGGGGTCCCCTGCGCCATATCGACGGCGTGGCCATCACCTCCAAGGCGGGCACGTTTTCCGAGCTTCAGGATTTCGGCAGCGGGGAAGACAAGGGCAACTACGCGCATATCTCCATTGTGGAAGCCTGCAAAACGCCCACGCTTCCGGCGGTGCGCGCTGCGGCCGTGGCGGCTCTGGTGGCCTACTACGGCAACAACGACCCCGCGCGTCCGTTCCAGACGCTGACCATTTCCGGCGACCTTGCTCCGGCACAGGAAGACCGGCTTACCCTTGAAGAACGCAACCTGCTGCTGAAGGCGGGCATAGCCACCACGGTGACCGATGCGGGCGGCAACGTGACCATTGAGCGCATGGTGACCAACTACCTTGCCACGTCCTCCGGCGCGGCCGATACCAGCTATCAGGACGTGAATACGCTGCTCACGCTCTCGTATCTCCGGTATGACTTCCGTTCCCGCATCCTGCGCAAGTATCCCCGCCACAAGCTGGCCGGCGACACGGAAACCATAGCGCCCGGCCAGGCGGTCATGACTCCGAAAATCGGCCGTGCCGAGGCCGTGGCGGCCTTCCAGGACTGGCAGGAACTCGGCCTTGTGGAAGACATGGCCAAGTTCAAGGCAGGCCTTGTGTGTGAGCGCAATGCCGCAGACGTGAACCGCCTGGACTGGCTCATCACTCCCGATCTCGTCAACCAGTTCCGCGTGGCCGCGGTGCAGATTCAGTTCCGGCTGTAAAGGAGCATCATCATGGCAATAGGCAATCGCCGTGCGGGCCGCATTTCCTTCAAGGTGGACGGTACGCTTTACGAGGCAAAGGGCAATTTTTCGTACAATCTGGGGCTGGATGTCCGTGCAGCCATCATCGGGGCCGACGGTGTGCACGGCTACAAGGAAACGCCGCAGGTGGCCTACATAGAGGGCGCCGTAACCGACAGAGAAGACCTTGATCTGGAAGCTCTTGTCGGTGCGGATGAATGCACCGTCACGCTGGAGCTCAACAACGGCAAGATCATCACGCTTTCCCGCGCGTGGTTCGCGGGCGACGGTACGGCGTCCACCGAAGAAGCGGAAATCCCCGTGCGTTTTGAATCCAAGAACCGCGCTCAGGAGGTGAAGTGATGAACGATGTTGTCCCCGTCACCGTCACGCTGAACTATCCCGTGCAGTTCGGGGACGAACTCATTACGGAACTGAAGTTCACCCGCCGCGTGCGCCTTTCGGACATGGCCGATACCTCGGCCGGGGCCCTGACCATGGGCGATATGGCCCGCATCATAGGCAGGCTTACCGGGCAGGACAGGCAGGTCATCATGCGCCTGGAAGGGGACGACATAGCCCGCGTCATGGAGGCGGCCACGCCTTTTTTAGGGAATGGCCGGACGACTGGCGCATAGCCGCAGGCTTTCTTCTGGCGGAGTGCCATACACCGCCGAGTGAGATCATGGCCATGACCGGCCCGGAACTCAAGTTCTGGGCCGGATGCCTGGCCGCATACGGAAAAGAGAAGAACCATGGCAAAGAATAAGGTCTCCATAGATTTCGTCATCGGCGCCTATGACAGGTTCTCCGCTGCGTTCGCCAGGTTCAACGCAAAGCTTGAATCGGCAACGGGCGCCGTGAGCCGTATGCAGGCGCAGGTGTCCCGCTTCGGTCAGAGAAGCGGGCTGAGTCAGGTTGCCGGAGCCGCGGCCGGTGTGGCCGGGGCTTTTGCCGGCATGGGCGACGGGGCCATGGAATCACTGGGCCGCGTTACCGGTGCGCTGGGGAAAATGTCCCTTCTTCTGGGCGGTGCGTCCGGCG from Mailhella massiliensis harbors:
- a CDS encoding DUF2190 family protein — protein: MQNKIQGTHLMSYAPSSDPVKGGSLVKLGDSLYGVAVNDLAVNETGIVDTDGVFELPKAAGAVTQGAPLYVDGDGKVTATATDKAYCGRAFAAAGSSDATVKVMLNFGMDPSAYNAG
- a CDS encoding glycoside hydrolase family 108 protein; translation: MGCFEKAHTFVARMEGGFVDDPADPGGTTNYGVSLRFLKTQGLEVGDIDGDGDIDADDIRALTPERAAGVLRRSFWDVFPLDNVPDPLALAVYDTAVNMGVGQAKRLTQKALSVDADGRWGPLTWAAIKACSDPRATALTLVGLRSCRYAGLIVKNPDLRKFVRGWENRIKALEKEIRSAA
- a CDS encoding head-tail joining protein, whose translation is MNILDRLDADMNAVFSQEDGITEACVVENVALRCFYEYPTEDAQPGSARLATPVRAPYATLLASEVKAKLGRKLKRGDVLTVRGKAFRIEVIRPDGIGGLVCKLKRQEPGND
- a CDS encoding DUF2635 domain-containing protein, translating into MQREQMFVKPASGRVVRDPSTGLPLPEGGAVVEKTQFWLRRLREGDVEKIHPESKETE
- a CDS encoding phage tail sheath subtilisin-like domain-containing protein, giving the protein MAISFNEVPQGILVPGAYVEFDNSQAMQGASLMDYTALICAQMLEGGKAEPLKAYSVTGAERAAELFGRGSQAHLMARAFFENNGYTSLRMIGVEDGEELTKATGSISVKGTATLGAPIYLYIAGQAVSVPCATGTEAAALATAMAAAINAEADLPVTAQASDTTVTLTARNGGTLGNDIDIRPAYYNETMPEGIELTVTAMSKGAGQPDVEELIAAWGDTWYHVVVWPWNDRGSLRTLEAELEDRWGPLRHIDGVAITSKAGTFSELQDFGSGEDKGNYAHISIVEACKTPTLPAVRAAAVAALVAYYGNNDPARPFQTLTISGDLAPAQEDRLTLEERNLLLKAGIATTVTDAGGNVTIERMVTNYLATSSGAADTSYQDVNTLLTLSYLRYDFRSRILRKYPRHKLAGDTETIAPGQAVMTPKIGRAEAVAAFQDWQELGLVEDMAKFKAGLVCERNAADVNRLDWLITPDLVNQFRVAAVQIQFRL
- a CDS encoding phage tail tube protein — protein: MAIGNRRAGRISFKVDGTLYEAKGNFSYNLGLDVRAAIIGADGVHGYKETPQVAYIEGAVTDREDLDLEALVGADECTVTLELNNGKIITLSRAWFAGDGTASTEEAEIPVRFESKNRAQEVK
- a CDS encoding phage tail assembly protein, with the protein product MNDVVPVTVTLNYPVQFGDELITELKFTRRVRLSDMADTSAGALTMGDMARIIGRLTGQDRQVIMRLEGDDIARVMEAATPFLGNGRTTGA